The genome window CACCCGACACCCGGGCGGCGATGGCATCCGCCACCGGCCCTTCGTAGAAGCCGCGCGCGCCTTGCGCCGCAATCTTCTCCAGCGACATGGCAAGCTCCGCCTGCACCAGCCGGTCGCCCGGCTCATAGAACCCGCCGCCAGCCTTGTAGAAGATGTCCGCAGCGTCCGGGTCTTTAGACAGACGCGGGAAAGAGCGTTTCAACGACTGCGACAGGTCGTCGGAAACGGGAAATCCGTTTCGGGCAAGGGCGATCGCCGGCGCGACAAGTTGGGCGAAAGTGAATGTGCCGCTGCCGAACCGCTCATGAGCTCCAGCAAGACCCGCGACTGTGCCAGGGACGCCGACGGCCAGTCCGGAAAACCGTGACTTCCGGCTGTCTGCATTGCCCGCATCGTCGAGGAACATGTCTCCAAACGCGCCTGCCGGGGCCGTTTCGCGATAGTCGAGCGCCAGGGTCTCGCCGGTTTGCGCCATGTGAACCATCATGAAGCCGCCGCCGCCGAGATTTCCCGCGCGCGGCAGGGTGACGGCAAGCGCAAAGCCCGTCGCGACCGCCGCGTCGACCGCATTTCCGCCGGCCGCGAGAATATCGCGCCCGACACGCGTGGCGATCGCCTCCTGGCTGGACACCATTCCCGAGCGGGCGATGACCGGATGGAACCGGTCGTTTCCCGACAGGATGGGGGTCGACGTCACACTGGCGGTCTGCGCCTGTCCGGCAGCGGCCCCCCCGATCTGGCCGGCGACGACCAGACCGATGACCGCGAACGTCTTCACCACTCGCATCGTCATATCGAAACACCCTTCTTCAAACCGAAATCGCAAGACAACAGTCTGTTCCCGATTGCTTCGGGCCGCTACCCTTGTCTCTCATCACCCAGACAGAAAGGCGCGCCATGACCCCCACGCCACGCTCACGGATAACCGACGCGATCCACATTGCCGTTGCAACCTTGGCGGTTCTGACGGCCCTGCCGTTTGCCGGCGCGCAGGCCGCAGATGCGCAGAACGGGCGCGAGATTGCCAGGACCTGGTGCGCTGCCTGCCATGTCGTGGACGACGCTCAGGAAAGCGGAAGCGTGGCGGTCCCGACCTTCGCGGAGATCGCCGCCAGGCCCGACTTCGATGAAAAGGCGCTCGCCGAGTTCCTTGCCGATCCACATCCCAAAATGCCGGACATGGCGTTGACGCGACAGGAAATCGCGGACCTGGGTGCCCATATCGCCCGACTTGCTCCTTGAGGCGTCGAAACGAAAACGGCCGGACTTGTCGCCCGGCCGCTCTATCGTCTTCACGCCACGAACCGTGGCAACGTCCAGTGAACCCCGCTCAGGCGGCGGCCTTCTTCGGCTGAATAAGGCCCCGGTTGACGAGCAATTCCGCGATCTGAACGGTGTTGAGCGCCGCGCCCTTGCGCAGATTGTCCGCCACGACCCAGATGTTGAGACCGTTCTCGATGGTCGCGTCCTCACGAATGCGGCTGACGTAGGTAGCGTCCTCGCCGGCACTCTCATAAGGCGTCATGTAGCCACCGTCCTCGGATTTGTCGATGACCAGAACACCCGGCGCCTCGCGCAGGATATCGCGCGCCTCGTCCGCGCTCAGCGGGTTCTCGAACTCGATGTTGACGGCCTCGGCATGGCCGATGAACACCGGAACACGCACGGCGGTGCAGGTGACCTTGATCGTCGGATCGATCATCTTCTTGGTTTCCGCCAGCACCTTCCACTCTTCCTTGGTGTAGCCGTCTTCCATGAATTCATCGATATGCGGAATGACATTGAAGGCAATCCGCTTGGTGAACTTTTCCGGGGTGATCGGATCATTCACGAAGACCGCACGCGTCTGGTTGAACAGCTCGTCCATCGCATCCTTGCCGCCGCCGGACACCGACTGATAGGTGGAGACGACGATCCGCTTGATGGTCGCCGCGTCGTGCAGCGGCTTCAGCGCCACGACAAGCTGCGCCGTCGAACAGTTCGGGTTGGCGATGATGTTCTTCTTGCGAAAGCCCTCGACCGCGTCGGCATTTACCTCCGGCACGATCAGCGGAACATCGGAATCGTAGCGCCAGGCCGAGGAATTGTCGATCACGACACACCCCTGCGCCGCGATCTTCGGCGACCATTCCTTAGATACGGTTCCACCGGCTGACATGAGGCAGATGTCGACATCCGAGAAATCGAAATGGTCGATCGCCTGGCACGTCAGCGTCTTGTCGCCGAAGGATACGTCGACACCCTGTGAGCGCCGCGACGCGACAGCGACCACTTCGCTTGCGGGGAACCCGCGCTCCTCGAGGATGTCTAGCATTTCACGGCCAACGTTGCCGGTGGCTCCAACGACGGCGATCTTGTAAGACATTTTCCATGTTCCTTTGTTGCGGCTCCCCCGGTCCGTGGATGCGGGCAAACCGCGCGCATCCACTCGTTTTCACACCCCCCGGAAGACCCGGGAAGCGCGGGTCGCAAGGGCTGTTAGACGGTCGTTTTGCGGGGTGTTGTCGTGTGCGTCGCGCGCAGGACACACATCGGGGCCGTTCGGGCGGCGTCCGCGCGCAGCATCACCGCCGCGACAGCGGTCGCGGAGTGGAGCGAAGCGGAGAATGGGCGACGTTCGAACATCGGATCCCGACGTTTGGCGGTTGACGAAGTGGCTTTTAAATGACGTTGCCGCCCCGAAATGTCAACCTGACACCGTGAATTCCAGGGTAACGGGGGGTCTTCCGCGTCATTGATCCAGACGGAACCGCAGCAACAAAGTGCGCTGCAGGATCGACCGGTTGTCGTCCGAAATAAGCGTCAGTATCGTCTTTCCCTCCCGGCTCTCATGCACCGCGAGACCTTCCATGTTGTCGATCTGGTCGGTGTAGCCGGCTTCGAGAAGGACGGTGCCGACAGCGCGTCGCCCGGGCGCCAGTTCATCCGGCGAAAACAGGCGCAACCGCATGCCGAGGCCGTGGCGCAGCGTGAAGCGACGCTCCAGCAGCAGAAGATCGCCGTCTGGCAGAAACGCCGCGTCGGTCGCGTCATAGGCATCCTGGCGCGCCACGGTGAACTCGCCCGGGTTGGCCCCACCGATCAGAAAGCCCGGAAGATCGTCGGCAAAGGTCAGCCCGCGCTCGCCGATAATGACCAGCGTTCCGGCAAGCGGCCCCGTGTTTGCCGCCGCGATCGCCTCCATTCCCTTGTTGTGGCGCAGCCTGCGAATGCCCGGCGGCAGGACAATATCGCGCCCCCGCGCCTCGAAGGAGAGCGGAAAGGGAAAGGCGTAGACATGCGGAATGCGCTCGGTGGAGACCAGAACCTCCGCACCTTGCGCGCCCCGGCGCAAGGTCACGCCCTCGCTGTCGCCGCGCCCGCTGTCGGCAAGGGGCCGGCCGTCGGGCCCCAGCATAGGCGCAATCCGCGCGTCCTCGACCGCGAGCGGGCGACCGGCCGTGTCGCTCACGATCCGCGCCTGAAACCACAGCCCGTTGTCGGCTGCCGCGAGAAGATCCCCGCCGTCACCGGTCACGACAAGTCCGGACAGTCCGCCCATGTGACGGGTCCCCGAGAGGAGTTCCAGCCCGCCGAGAAAGGTCAGCCGGCCTGCTGCCATGTCATCGCCAGCGCCGATGCGAAACCGTTCGATCTGCTTGGTCTGAACGTCGATCGCCGTGACGTCGATCTGTTTGCGCGCCAAGGCGGCACCGGCAAGAGCAGGTGCCAGCGCCAGCATCAAGAGCAGCGGGGCGAGGCGCCGCGGCATGCGGCATCGCGCAAGCGCCATCTCCTAGCGCGCCATCCGCCGGCGGCCGCGACGCGACCGGGGGGCTTGCGTCTGATCATCGAAAAGATCGGCAAGCTGGTCGGTCATCGCACCCGCCAGCTCTTCGGCATCGACGATGGTAACCGCCCGGTTGTAATAGCGCGTGACATCGTGCCCGATGCCGATCGCAATCAGTTCGACCGGCGACCGGTTCTCGATTTCCGCGATGACATGGCGCAGATGTCGCTCCAGATAGTTGCCGGGATTGACCGAGAGCGTGCAGTCGTCGACCGGCGCGCCATCGGAAATCATCATCAGGATCTTGCGCTGTTCGGGGCGCCCGAGGAGCCGCTTGTGCGCCCAGTCAAGCGCCTCGCCGTCGATATTTTCCTTCAGGAGGCCTTCGCGCATCATCAGTCCGAGATTGCGGCGCGCGCGTCGCCACGGCGCATCGGCCGACTTGTAGATGATATGACGCAAGTCGTTCAGCCGTCCGGGCTGGGCCGGCTTGCCGGCGGCAAGCCAGGCTTCCCGTGACTGCCCGCCCTTCCAGGCGCGCGTCGTAAACCCGAGGATCTCGACCTTGACGCCGCAACGCTCCAGCGTACGCGCCAGAATATCGGCACAGGTCGCCGCCACCGTGATCGGGCGTCCGCGCATCGAGCCGGAATTGTCGAGCAGAAGCGTGACGACGGTATCGCGGAAATTCGTATCGCTTTCCTGCTTGAAGGCCAGCGGCTGCATCGGGTCGATCACCACACGCATCAGCCGTGCGGTGTCGAGCAGCCCCTCCTCCTGGTCGAAACTCCAGGAACGGTTCTGCTGCGCCAGCAACTTGCGCTGCAAACGGTTGGCAAGCCGTGCCACGGCCCCCTGCAGATTGACCAGTTGCTTGTCGAGATGACCGCGCAGCCGGTCGAGCTCGGCGGTATCGCAAAGCTCCTCGGCCGGGATCGTTTCGTCGAACTTGTCGGAGAACACCTTGTAGTCGGAGGCCGGTGGCTGGTTGGAGAACGGCTGCTCGCGCTGCGGGCTCTCGCCGGCTTCTTCCGCCTGGTCGGCCCCGTCGTCGTCGACCATGTCTTCAATGTCGCCGTCGAGACCTTCCGTTTCCCCGGCTTCGGTTTCCTCGCCGGACAGCTCCATTTCCTGAGGCGCACCCTCCTCCTCGCCGGCGTTTTCCTCGCCGTCGGAGGACGTTTCGCCGCGTTCGTCACGGCCCTCGGCTTCCTCCTCCTCACCGGTATCGTCGTCGCCCTCCTGACCGAGATCCTCTTCCATTTCAAGCGAAGACAGGACCTTGCGGACACGTTTGGCAAAGTCCTGCTGGTTCTCGAACCGTTCGGCGAGGTCGTCGAGCGCGCCGCCCGCCTTGTTCTCAATCCAGTCCCGCCACTGGGAAATCATCGGCTCCGCGCTCTTCGGCGCCGCTCGCCCCGTCAGGCGCTCGCGCACCATATAGGCGATCGCCTCCTCGAGCGGCGCGTCGTCGCGGCTGCTGACATCGGAGAACGCCGCCTTTCGGCACTTGTCCTCCAGCATCGCCTCGAGATTGTCGGAAACCCCCGGCATGCGCGTGGCACCCACCGCCTCGCAACGCGCCTGTTCGACCGCATCGTAGATCGCACGCGCCGTTTCGGACTGCGGGCCGAGCTTGCGATGAACCGCCGGGTCGTGACAGGCGAGCTTCAAAGCCATCGCATCACCGATGCCGCGAGCGATCGCGACCTCCGCCTCGCTCGGCCGCCGGGACGGCTCGGGAAGCCGCGCCGTATGACCGCTGAGAGACGGACGATCGGAGGAGAACATCACCTCGAGCTCGGGATCGGCCGCGATGGCGCGCATGGTGTCGCCGATCGCGCGCTTGAGCGGGCCGGTGTCCGGCTGTTTCTGTTCTGACGGCGGATTGCGCATGGGAGGGTCCGGGTTAGCTCATCACCACATTGGCAGCGGATTCCGGCAATTCCTCGCCGAAACAGCGCTGATAGAATTCCGCGACGAGCGTTTGCTCCATTTCATCGCATTTGTTGAGAAAGGTGACGCGGAAGGCAAAACCGAGATCGTCGAAGATCTGGGCGTTTTCGGCCCATGTGATCACCGTGCGCGGGCTCATCACCGTCGACAGATCGCCGTTGATGAAGGCATTGCGCGTCATGTCGGCAAGCCGAACCATTCGCGAGACCGTCTTGCGGCCCTCTTCGTTTTGGTAGTGCTTCGCCTTTGCCAGAACGATTTCAACCTCATTGTCATGCGGCAGATAGTTCAGCGTCGTGACGATCGACCAGCGGTCCATCTGTCCCTGGTTGATCTGCTGCGTCCCGTGATAAAGGCCCGAGGTGTCGCCGAGGCCGACCGTGTTCGCCGTGGCAAACAGGCGGAAGGAGGGATGCGGACGGATCACCCTGTTCTGGTCGAGCAGCGTCAGTCGGCCCGAGACCTCGAGCACGCGCTGGATGACGAACATCACGTCCGCGCGGCCGGCATCATATTCGTCAAAGACGAGGGCGATGTTGTTCTGCAGCGCCCAGGGCAGGATGCCGTCCCGGAACTCGGTGATCTGCTGACCGTCGCGCAGGACGATGGCGTCCTTGCCGACAAGGTCGATACGCGAGATGTGGCTGTCGAGGTTCACGCGCACACAGGGCCAGTTGAGCCGGGCGGCGATCTGCTCGATATGTGTGGACTTGCCGGTGCCATGATAGCCGGTGACCATCACACGACGGTTGTGGGCGAACCCGGCAAGGATCGCCAGCGTCGTCTCGCGGTCGAACAGATAGTCCGGATCGAGATCCGGCGTGTATTCGTTCGGCGTGCTGTAGGCGGGAACCGTCAGGTCGCTGTCGATGCCGAACACGTCGCGCACGGATACGGTCGTGTCGGGCAGGTTTTCGACGGGCTGCGTCATGTCAGTCATATATCCTCCGCTGGCCCGCGCAATCACGGGTGAGGGCATGTCGATGCGGATCCGCGTGGACGCGGACGAAAGGCGGACTGGACCCTAGAACAAAGTCCAACCGAGTGAAAACGGTTTGTCGCCCTTGCAGGCGACGCGCCCCGCGACCCGATGTCCCGGGGAAGGGAGCCGTGTGAGACCGCTGGCCGCACATGCCGCGAAACGATCGGCGCATGCAGGAGACGAAGTCCAATCGGTCATAGCGCATTGGCGCGATCCTGCAAGGGAGTGCCGCAGGTCCGTTTGGCTGGCGGCGGACTGGCCGAGCACTTCGTTTAGCAGAATCCCGCCTTCTTCAGCAGGGAGTACGCATTGATGATTTCCCGCAACCGGTCTTCCGACGACCGGTCTCCGCCATTGGCGTCTGGGTGATGGCGTTTGACCAGATTCTTGTAGCGCGCCTTGACCTCGTCGCCACGCGCGGTGTGCGCCAGACCGAGCGTATCGAAGGCGCGGGCCTCGAGTTGCTTCAGCTTGGGCGCCCGCGCCCGGGATTCGCCGCCCCGCCCGCGCCCGCGCATCCGGGATTCTGCCCGCGCGCGCGCAGCCTGCCGCGGATCGGTATCCGACCATGCAGCGCCGTCGTCCTTGGCGGCCTTGGCGTTCACTCCCATTTTCCAGGTGGGTCGATGGCCGGTCAGCGCATCGCGTTGATAGGCACGGGTCTCGTTGTCGTCCATCCCGGAAAAGTAATTGTAGGACTTGTTGTAGAGCCGCACGTGATCGAGGCAGAAATGATGATACTGCCCGTCGTTGTCACGCCCTTTCGGCGCCCGGTGGGTGCCGGGCTGGTCGCACCCCTCCCACTCGCACACCCGATCGGCCACGAACTCCTCCGCCCGCGTGCGGGTGCGGGACCGGTTCGGGCTGATGCGTATGCGGTCGAAGATGTTCGAGGTCACGGGTTTCTTGTCCATTGTCCGTCGAGGTCGATATCGAGCGGTAGCGGGGCTGGCATGTCCGGCTGCTGCAAAGTGCAACACCTCGGTGCCGCGATCAGGCCACGGTGCATCCCACCGGCACCGGCGGCGCGGCAATCTGCATAGATAGGGGGAGCCGCACGTGTTCGGCAAGATCTTGACGCGGGCGAAAATCCTGTCACATGAGTCGCATGACCATCAAATCACATATCGAACGGCGTTTGACCGAAGCGTTTGCCCCCGATCTCCTCGACGTTGTCGACGAATCGGAAAAGCATCGCGGCCACGGAGGCTGGCGGGAAGGTGGAGAAACCCACTTCCGGGTTCGCATCGTGTCGGCAACCTTCGATGACATGAACCGGGTCGCGCGTCACCGTGCGGTCAATGCCTGTCTCAAGGATGCCTTGGCGCAGGGCGTGCACGCACTTGCCATCGAGGCGCGCGCGCCCGGAGAACCGGATCCGCGCGGCGGCGGGCGAGCCACCGCCCCCGCCTGACGTTTTGAGGGCCGTCTCCGGCGTTCGCCACCCTATCCCGGCTGTACGGTTGGGGAATGCGGGGCCGGCACGACAGCTGCGGTCTTGACCGTTCCCGCCGCAATCTTCGAAAGCGGCGTCATGCGCAACCGCGTGATCCTGTTCTTTTCCCGGCGAAGCACGGTGAACCTGTAGTCGTGGAACGTGAAAGCCTGACGTTCCTCGGGAATCATCCGCGCTTCATGAATGACAAG of Stappia sp. ES.058 contains these proteins:
- a CDS encoding aspartate-semialdehyde dehydrogenase; amino-acid sequence: MSYKIAVVGATGNVGREMLDILEERGFPASEVVAVASRRSQGVDVSFGDKTLTCQAIDHFDFSDVDICLMSAGGTVSKEWSPKIAAQGCVVIDNSSAWRYDSDVPLIVPEVNADAVEGFRKKNIIANPNCSTAQLVVALKPLHDAATIKRIVVSTYQSVSGGGKDAMDELFNQTRAVFVNDPITPEKFTKRIAFNVIPHIDEFMEDGYTKEEWKVLAETKKMIDPTIKVTCTAVRVPVFIGHAEAVNIEFENPLSADEARDILREAPGVLVIDKSEDGGYMTPYESAGEDATYVSRIREDATIENGLNIWVVADNLRKGAALNTVQIAELLVNRGLIQPKKAAA
- a CDS encoding J domain-containing protein, which encodes MDKKPVTSNIFDRIRISPNRSRTRTRAEEFVADRVCEWEGCDQPGTHRAPKGRDNDGQYHHFCLDHVRLYNKSYNYFSGMDDNETRAYQRDALTGHRPTWKMGVNAKAAKDDGAAWSDTDPRQAARARAESRMRGRGRGGESRARAPKLKQLEARAFDTLGLAHTARGDEVKARYKNLVKRHHPDANGGDRSSEDRLREIINAYSLLKKAGFC
- the cobS gene encoding cobaltochelatase subunit CobS, which translates into the protein MTDMTQPVENLPDTTVSVRDVFGIDSDLTVPAYSTPNEYTPDLDPDYLFDRETTLAILAGFAHNRRVMVTGYHGTGKSTHIEQIAARLNWPCVRVNLDSHISRIDLVGKDAIVLRDGQQITEFRDGILPWALQNNIALVFDEYDAGRADVMFVIQRVLEVSGRLTLLDQNRVIRPHPSFRLFATANTVGLGDTSGLYHGTQQINQGQMDRWSIVTTLNYLPHDNEVEIVLAKAKHYQNEEGRKTVSRMVRLADMTRNAFINGDLSTVMSPRTVITWAENAQIFDDLGFAFRVTFLNKCDEMEQTLVAEFYQRCFGEELPESAANVVMS
- the cobT gene encoding cobaltochelatase subunit CobT codes for the protein MRNPPSEQKQPDTGPLKRAIGDTMRAIAADPELEVMFSSDRPSLSGHTARLPEPSRRPSEAEVAIARGIGDAMALKLACHDPAVHRKLGPQSETARAIYDAVEQARCEAVGATRMPGVSDNLEAMLEDKCRKAAFSDVSSRDDAPLEEAIAYMVRERLTGRAAPKSAEPMISQWRDWIENKAGGALDDLAERFENQQDFAKRVRKVLSSLEMEEDLGQEGDDDTGEEEEAEGRDERGETSSDGEENAGEEEGAPQEMELSGEETEAGETEGLDGDIEDMVDDDGADQAEEAGESPQREQPFSNQPPASDYKVFSDKFDETIPAEELCDTAELDRLRGHLDKQLVNLQGAVARLANRLQRKLLAQQNRSWSFDQEEGLLDTARLMRVVIDPMQPLAFKQESDTNFRDTVVTLLLDNSGSMRGRPITVAATCADILARTLERCGVKVEILGFTTRAWKGGQSREAWLAAGKPAQPGRLNDLRHIIYKSADAPWRRARRNLGLMMREGLLKENIDGEALDWAHKRLLGRPEQRKILMMISDGAPVDDCTLSVNPGNYLERHLRHVIAEIENRSPVELIAIGIGHDVTRYYNRAVTIVDAEELAGAMTDQLADLFDDQTQAPRSRRGRRRMAR
- a CDS encoding BolA family transcriptional regulator; protein product: MTIKSHIERRLTEAFAPDLLDVVDESEKHRGHGGWREGGETHFRVRIVSATFDDMNRVARHRAVNACLKDALAQGVHALAIEARAPGEPDPRGGGRATAPA
- a CDS encoding c-type cytochrome, translating into MTPTPRSRITDAIHIAVATLAVLTALPFAGAQAADAQNGREIARTWCAACHVVDDAQESGSVAVPTFAEIAARPDFDEKALAEFLADPHPKMPDMALTRQEIADLGAHIARLAP
- a CDS encoding esterase-like activity of phytase family protein, whose protein sequence is MPRRLAPLLLMLALAPALAGAALARKQIDVTAIDVQTKQIERFRIGAGDDMAAGRLTFLGGLELLSGTRHMGGLSGLVVTGDGGDLLAAADNGLWFQARIVSDTAGRPLAVEDARIAPMLGPDGRPLADSGRGDSEGVTLRRGAQGAEVLVSTERIPHVYAFPFPLSFEARGRDIVLPPGIRRLRHNKGMEAIAAANTGPLAGTLVIIGERGLTFADDLPGFLIGGANPGEFTVARQDAYDATDAAFLPDGDLLLLERRFTLRHGLGMRLRLFSPDELAPGRRAVGTVLLEAGYTDQIDNMEGLAVHESREGKTILTLISDDNRSILQRTLLLRFRLDQ